A single window of Martelella sp. NC20 DNA harbors:
- a CDS encoding ABC transporter ATP-binding protein, which produces MGTELLKVDNLTKAYAGSPTPVLGGIDFAQTEGEFLSVVGPSGCGKTTLLRCLSGLMRPDAGGVSHRGESFTRPPEWLSIVFQDYNRSLFPWLTVRGNVGFGLSERDRAKKAAMVDDAIDAVALSHAADLHPWQISGGMQQRCALARSLVSSPGLLLLDEPFASVDAQTRIDLQDLLMRLVAERGISALLVTHDIDEAVFMGDRVVVLSTRPARVVEEVIVDLPKPRDQLATKESPRFLELRHHVYTSVRRQAGAAV; this is translated from the coding sequence ATGGGCACTGAACTTTTGAAGGTCGATAACCTGACCAAGGCTTATGCCGGCAGCCCGACCCCGGTACTGGGCGGTATCGATTTTGCCCAGACCGAGGGCGAATTCCTTTCGGTGGTCGGGCCCTCCGGCTGCGGAAAGACGACGCTGCTGCGCTGCCTGTCGGGCTTGATGCGGCCGGATGCGGGCGGCGTCTCGCACCGGGGCGAGAGCTTCACCCGGCCGCCGGAATGGTTGTCGATCGTGTTCCAGGACTATAATCGCAGCCTGTTCCCATGGCTTACCGTGCGCGGAAATGTCGGTTTCGGCCTCAGCGAACGCGACCGGGCGAAGAAAGCGGCGATGGTGGACGACGCGATCGATGCGGTGGCCCTTTCCCATGCCGCCGACCTTCACCCCTGGCAGATTTCGGGCGGGATGCAGCAACGCTGTGCGCTGGCGCGTTCGCTGGTGTCCTCTCCGGGGCTCCTGTTGCTCGACGAGCCCTTTGCATCGGTGGATGCCCAGACCCGGATCGATCTTCAGGACCTGCTGATGAGGCTGGTGGCCGAGCGCGGCATCTCGGCGCTTCTGGTAACCCATGACATCGACGAAGCCGTCTTCATGGGCGATCGCGTCGTGGTTCTGTCGACCCGGCCCGCACGGGTGGTGGAAGAGGTGATCGTCGATCTTCCCAAACCGCGCGATCAGCTCGCTACCAAGGAAAGCCCCCGTTTCCTCGAACTTCGTCACCATGTCTACACATCGGTGCGTCGGCAAGCCGGGGCGGCTGTCTGA
- a CDS encoding ABC transporter substrate-binding protein, with the protein MYKTLKTLIISAAMAVTAMSVVPQTAAAQDLTKIRVGYIPVGVYSYLWRARDAGYFEDAGLEVELVTMAGGGEIIPALQSGSLQFGISDALGVLNARNAGIPATYVSFNFAQTEESPVHAALTFDPEITGPADLAGKSVATNLSFNTDWTMMRAWMRNAGVDLDTVQFQEIPFPEMLASARSGAVTVVGAVEPFVTLAKAGGATVLGHFFTEVKSPVVLSGVVAMMPWIEENQDLTVAFVEAIDKAITDFNGDPQIARDTIDANTKIPPEVVQTMELGVWDTDVDPNEMQFWVDAASVEGMLGAETDLEDLVWTPSK; encoded by the coding sequence ATGTACAAAACCCTGAAAACACTGATCATTTCGGCCGCAATGGCGGTGACGGCGATGTCGGTCGTGCCGCAGACAGCCGCGGCACAGGACCTGACCAAGATCCGCGTCGGCTATATTCCCGTCGGCGTGTATTCCTATCTCTGGCGTGCCCGCGATGCCGGCTATTTTGAAGATGCCGGCCTTGAGGTCGAGCTTGTGACCATGGCCGGCGGCGGCGAGATTATTCCCGCGCTTCAATCCGGCAGCCTGCAATTCGGCATTTCGGATGCGCTCGGTGTACTCAATGCCCGCAATGCCGGCATCCCGGCGACCTATGTGTCGTTCAACTTTGCGCAGACCGAAGAAAGCCCGGTCCACGCCGCTCTGACTTTCGATCCCGAGATTACGGGGCCTGCCGATCTTGCGGGCAAGTCGGTGGCGACCAATCTCAGCTTCAACACCGACTGGACCATGATGCGGGCGTGGATGCGCAATGCGGGCGTCGATCTCGATACCGTTCAGTTCCAGGAAATTCCCTTCCCCGAAATGCTCGCCTCCGCACGATCCGGAGCGGTGACGGTCGTGGGGGCGGTGGAACCCTTCGTGACGCTTGCCAAGGCCGGTGGCGCCACGGTTCTCGGGCATTTCTTCACCGAGGTGAAATCGCCCGTCGTCCTGTCGGGCGTGGTCGCGATGATGCCATGGATTGAGGAAAACCAGGATCTGACCGTGGCCTTTGTGGAGGCGATCGACAAGGCGATCACCGATTTCAACGGCGACCCGCAGATCGCGCGTGATACCATCGACGCCAATACCAAGATCCCGCCGGAGGTCGTGCAGACCATGGAGCTTGGCGTTTGGGATACCGATGTCGACCCGAACGAGATGCAGTTCTGGGTCGATGCCGCTTCTGTCGAAGGCATGCTGGGTGCGGAAACGGACCTGGAGGATCTGGTCTGGACGCCCTCCAAGTGA